The following are encoded in a window of Methanobrevibacter ruminantium M1 genomic DNA:
- the dapA gene encoding 4-hydroxy-tetrahydrodipicolinate synthase, with the protein MRFEGTAVAMVTPFHEDGSIDEEGYRQNINWLIDNDVDGLVAVGTTGESATLTHDEHRKVLDILIDEVDGRVTTIAGTGSNATSEALDLTKYADDAGADMALLITPYYNKPQQHGVIEHYTQIANSVDIDLIAYNVPSRTSLDMAPQTIVELAKVDNIAALKEASSDVDKASKTMKLLRDEGLEDEIVILSGSDELTLPLMSIGARGVISASANIDPRTMVQMVNNILDGNYDKAMELHYQQYDLIKALFIETSPAPAKEALNMMGMPAGPLRLPLVPMLEENKAILRKALEDAGIL; encoded by the coding sequence ATGCGTTTTGAAGGAACAGCTGTTGCTATGGTAACTCCTTTCCATGAGGACGGATCCATAGACGAAGAAGGATACAGACAAAATATTAACTGGTTGATTGACAACGATGTAGACGGTTTGGTTGCTGTAGGAACTACAGGAGAATCTGCTACCTTGACCCATGATGAACACAGAAAAGTTCTTGACATCTTGATTGATGAGGTTGACGGCAGAGTCACCACAATAGCCGGTACCGGAAGCAATGCAACAAGTGAAGCATTGGACTTGACTAAATATGCAGATGATGCAGGGGCAGACATGGCTCTTCTAATCACTCCATACTATAACAAACCACAACAACATGGAGTAATTGAGCATTATACCCAAATTGCAAACTCTGTAGACATTGACTTGATTGCTTACAATGTCCCATCCCGTACCAGCCTTGACATGGCTCCTCAAACCATTGTCGAGCTTGCAAAAGTGGATAACATTGCTGCATTGAAAGAGGCTTCATCTGATGTTGATAAAGCATCAAAAACCATGAAACTCTTAAGGGACGAAGGTTTGGAAGATGAAATCGTAATCCTCTCCGGTAGTGATGAATTGACCCTTCCTCTTATGTCAATCGGTGCAAGAGGTGTAATCAGTGCTTCTGCAAACATCGATCCTAGAACCATGGTTCAAATGGTAAACAACATTTTGGATGGAAACTATGACAAGGCTATGGAATTGCATTACCAACAATATGACTTAATCAAAGCCTTATTCATTGAAACCAGCCCAGCACCTGCAAAAGAAGCATTGAACATGATGGGAATGCCTGCAGGTCCATTAAGATTGCCTTTAGTTCCTATGTTAGAGGAAAACAAAGCAATCCTAAGAAAAGCATTGGAAGATGCTGGAATATTATAG
- the asd gene encoding aspartate-semialdehyde dehydrogenase, with product MVKVGVLGATGMVGQRFIQLLADHPDFEIAALAASSRSAGKKYEDATTWYMNDEMPESVRDIKVIETDPAHMDKDVEIVFSSLPADFAAKVEPEYAKDFVVASNASAMRMKKDIPLVIPEVNPQFLDMIEAQQKNNNWDGFIVTNPNCSTIALTLTLKPIYDNFNINRIYVSTMQAVSGAGYNGVPSMAILDNLVPYIGGEEEKMESETLHLLGSLDGDEVVPANFSLSASCHRVPVIDGHTEAVFVELDEEADIDKIKKTMADFRGLPQELGLHSAPEQPVIVKEEDDRPQPRMDRMAYGGMAATVGRLRKDQAFDNSFKYVLVGHNTIRGAAGASILNAELINKQIL from the coding sequence ATGGTAAAAGTAGGTGTACTTGGTGCAACTGGAATGGTAGGTCAAAGATTTATCCAATTATTGGCTGATCATCCTGATTTTGAAATAGCTGCTCTTGCAGCATCCTCAAGATCTGCAGGCAAAAAATATGAAGACGCTACCACTTGGTATATGAATGATGAAATGCCGGAATCTGTAAGGGACATTAAAGTAATTGAAACTGACCCTGCACATATGGATAAGGATGTGGAAATTGTATTCTCCTCACTTCCTGCTGATTTTGCTGCAAAAGTCGAGCCAGAATATGCAAAGGATTTTGTAGTGGCTTCAAATGCTAGTGCAATGCGTATGAAAAAGGACATACCTTTAGTCATTCCAGAAGTCAACCCACAATTCTTGGACATGATTGAAGCACAACAGAAAAACAACAACTGGGACGGTTTCATTGTAACAAACCCTAACTGTTCAACCATTGCTTTGACTTTAACTTTAAAACCGATTTATGACAACTTCAACATTAATAGAATCTATGTTTCAACCATGCAAGCTGTTTCAGGAGCAGGCTATAATGGTGTTCCTTCAATGGCTATCTTAGACAACTTGGTTCCATACATTGGCGGTGAAGAAGAGAAAATGGAAAGTGAAACTTTGCATCTTTTAGGTTCCCTTGATGGTGATGAAGTTGTTCCTGCAAACTTTTCTCTAAGCGCATCATGCCACAGAGTGCCTGTCATTGACGGTCACACTGAAGCGGTATTTGTAGAGTTGGATGAAGAGGCAGACATTGACAAGATCAAAAAGACCATGGCTGACTTCAGAGGACTTCCACAGGAATTAGGTCTTCATTCTGCTCCAGAACAACCTGTTATCGTAAAAGAAGAAGATGACAGACCTCAACCAAGAATGGACAGAATGGCTTATGGCGGTATGGCTGCAACCGTTGGTAGGCTCAGAAAAGATCAAGCATTTGATAACAGCTTCAAATATGTTCTTGTAGGACATAATACAATTAGAGGCGCTGCTGGTGCTTCTATTTTGAATGCTGAATTGATTAATAAACAAATATTATAA
- a CDS encoding J domain-containing protein → MSMIVHSEYKKLKDHLYDLVYEYEDLINHICPNIEMEYLLKFGIYEYELYKKELELNKLKFKLKLLQTEINHQNELDLNEIDKKVIDKYTEYANNLKNSMNELENIIKHKDNYFQLDEEDEKELKRIYKILIKKLHPDLNFHQENFKKELFIKVTNAYKNGDLEELKALYAMLPDEDIEEKSSLNELKELIHSFEIKIEKIKNEYPYNKLDLLSNEKEIGEYKINIQYLIDSCNEEIEEYSNKINEIIENQH, encoded by the coding sequence ATGTCAATGATTGTTCATTCAGAGTATAAAAAATTAAAGGACCATTTATATGATTTAGTTTATGAATATGAAGATTTAATAAATCATATCTGTCCAAATATAGAAATGGAATATCTCCTTAAATTTGGAATATATGAATATGAATTATATAAGAAAGAGTTAGAATTAAATAAACTTAAATTTAAGTTAAAATTACTTCAAACTGAAATTAATCATCAAAATGAATTAGATTTAAACGAAATAGATAAAAAAGTTATAGATAAATATACGGAGTATGCAAATAATCTTAAAAACTCTATGAATGAACTTGAAAACATTATAAAACATAAAGATAACTATTTTCAATTAGATGAAGAAGATGAAAAAGAACTTAAAAGGATTTATAAAATACTTATAAAAAAATTACATCCTGATTTAAATTTTCATCAAGAAAATTTTAAAAAAGAATTATTTATCAAAGTTACTAATGCATATAAAAATGGTGATTTGGAGGAATTAAAAGCATTATATGCTATGCTACCTGATGAAGATATTGAAGAAAAATCCAGTTTAAATGAATTAAAAGAATTAATACATTCATTTGAAATAAAGATTGAAAAAATTAAAAATGAATATCCTTATAATAAGTTAGATCTACTTTCAAATGAAAAAGAAATTGGGGAGTATAAAATTAATATTCAATATTTAATAGATTCATGCAATGAGGAAATAGAAGAATATAGTAATAAGATAAATGAAATTATTGAAAATCAGCATTAA
- a CDS encoding HIRAN domain-containing protein — MSNIEKINSEIKDYVNYVQKGGKLEPFFEDICLVTTELVGFRKISNFEDLFSQFKKGDYLALFRDTQNELDELAIVVKWNNLMIGYVPRKHIPILSSLMDSGKEIYAIIDDLILDELFKDLFFETVKIKIFLKE; from the coding sequence ATGTCAAATATTGAAAAAATCAATTCAGAAATAAAAGATTATGTCAATTATGTCCAAAAAGGAGGTAAATTAGAACCTTTTTTTGAAGATATTTGTTTAGTAACTACTGAATTAGTTGGATTTAGAAAAATCAGTAATTTCGAAGATCTTTTTTCACAATTTAAAAAGGGAGATTATTTAGCATTATTTAGGGATACACAAAATGAATTAGATGAATTAGCTATTGTTGTTAAATGGAATAATTTAATGATAGGTTATGTTCCTAGAAAACACATTCCTATATTGTCTAGTTTAATGGATTCTGGAAAAGAAATCTATGCTATAATTGATGATTTAATATTAGATGAACTATTTAAAGATCTTTTTTTTGAGACAGTCAAAATAAAAATCTTTTTAAAAGAGTAA
- a CDS encoding aspartate kinase: MGLIVAKFGGTSIGNGKRIRKAAQSVVNEYMDGKKVVVVVSAINKTTDELVAIADESIGKEVTEKQLAEILSLGERTSIRVFSSVLESLGVKSEYIDPSHELWPVITDDNYGKAQIDFERTEEQAQGLLSLLEQGIIPVVCGFLGRTENGEVTTLGRGGSDVTAFLLGHCLKADNVIIVTDVDGVMSTDPRKIDEAEKLDYISVEEMRDLATHGAQVLHPHALRFKDPEIKAKIISFEKGDLSDPGTEIVGPFEDSMGKKVCLHHEPISVVAVVGEDLLNQIGLLAKMTSLVADANINIYGISAGQNSITLFLDKEEADDAYHLLHDLVIAEDNLSSISLGRDIAMLTMINPDFIETPGVITEITNPLKENHINIVEISSSQTAIVLFINWEDGKAAYDLIKEVL; encoded by the coding sequence ATGGGATTAATTGTAGCCAAATTTGGCGGTACTTCGATTGGAAATGGTAAAAGGATTAGGAAAGCTGCACAATCTGTTGTTAATGAGTATATGGATGGCAAGAAGGTTGTCGTTGTTGTTTCAGCTATCAATAAGACTACTGATGAATTAGTGGCTATTGCTGATGAGTCCATTGGAAAAGAAGTTACCGAAAAGCAATTGGCGGAAATTTTATCCCTGGGTGAGAGAACCAGCATAAGAGTATTTTCCTCAGTCCTTGAATCCTTGGGAGTGAAATCCGAATACATTGACCCAAGCCATGAATTATGGCCAGTCATAACTGATGACAACTATGGAAAGGCTCAAATCGACTTTGAAAGAACTGAAGAGCAAGCTCAAGGTCTTTTATCACTTTTGGAGCAAGGTATCATTCCAGTGGTATGCGGATTCTTAGGAAGAACTGAAAATGGGGAAGTGACAACCCTCGGAAGAGGCGGAAGCGATGTCACTGCATTCCTTTTAGGCCACTGCCTTAAAGCAGATAATGTAATCATTGTTACCGATGTTGACGGAGTCATGTCAACTGACCCAAGGAAGATAGATGAGGCTGAAAAGCTTGATTACATTTCAGTTGAAGAGATGAGGGATTTAGCTACACACGGCGCTCAAGTATTGCATCCACATGCCTTAAGATTTAAAGATCCTGAAATAAAAGCAAAGATTATCAGTTTTGAAAAAGGAGACTTATCAGACCCTGGAACAGAGATTGTCGGCCCTTTTGAAGATTCAATGGGCAAAAAAGTATGCCTACACCATGAGCCTATTTCTGTAGTGGCTGTAGTGGGAGAGGACTTGCTTAATCAAATAGGACTTCTTGCAAAGATGACCAGCTTAGTTGCTGATGCAAACATCAACATCTACGGCATCTCAGCAGGCCAGAACTCAATCACATTGTTCCTCGATAAGGAGGAAGCGGATGACGCTTATCATTTATTGCATGATTTGGTCATTGCAGAGGATAACTTAAGCTCCATCTCCTTAGGAAGGGACATTGCAATGCTCACCATGATCAATCCTGATTTTATTGAAACTCCAGGAGTAATCACTGAAATTACCAATCCTCTAAAGGAAAATCATATTAATATTGTTGAAATTTCATCATCCCAGACTGCAATTGTTTTATTCATCAATTGGGAAGATGGAAAGGCAGCATATGATCTTATAAAGGAAGTTTTATAA
- the dapB gene encoding 4-hydroxy-tetrahydrodipicolinate reductase, translated as MIKVAVTGASGRMGSGIIRKISEQDDMEVVAAIEMPNTPLAGVDAGEKAGIGKIGVPIVGSEDLEKALEESGAEVLVDFTIAPAAVETIKRAADCGVNLVVGTTGFTEEQAQGNADVIKEKNIKAVISSNFSIGVNVFFKVLKDLTPILNDFDIEIIEAHHNQKADAPSGTAMTAFEVVAGALGRNPEEVGVYGRQGQVGKRTKEEIGMHAVRGGDIVGDHTVLYVGDGERLEVKHMAHTREVFIAGVIRALRFVGSAEPGKVNDMTDVLGI; from the coding sequence ATGATAAAAGTTGCTGTAACTGGAGCCTCTGGAAGAATGGGCTCTGGAATTATAAGAAAAATCTCTGAACAAGATGATATGGAAGTAGTGGCTGCTATCGAAATGCCAAACACTCCTTTAGCTGGTGTAGACGCTGGTGAAAAAGCAGGCATTGGCAAAATCGGAGTGCCAATTGTAGGTTCAGAGGATTTGGAAAAAGCTTTGGAAGAATCTGGAGCTGAAGTATTAGTTGATTTCACTATCGCTCCTGCTGCTGTTGAAACTATTAAAAGAGCTGCCGATTGCGGAGTAAACCTTGTTGTTGGAACCACCGGATTTACTGAAGAGCAAGCTCAAGGAAATGCAGATGTAATCAAGGAAAAAAACATCAAAGCAGTAATTTCCTCTAACTTCTCCATTGGAGTAAATGTATTCTTCAAAGTTCTAAAGGACTTGACTCCTATTTTAAATGACTTTGACATTGAAATCATTGAAGCTCACCACAACCAAAAGGCAGACGCTCCTTCTGGAACTGCTATGACTGCATTTGAAGTTGTTGCAGGTGCTTTAGGAAGAAACCCAGAAGAAGTTGGCGTTTATGGTAGACAAGGTCAAGTAGGCAAAAGAACCAAAGAGGAAATCGGTATGCATGCAGTCCGTGGAGGAGACATTGTAGGAGACCACACTGTATTGTATGTCGGTGATGGTGAAAGACTTGAAGTAAAACACATGGCACATACCAGGGAAGTGTTCATTGCCGGTGTTATCAGAGCCTTAAGATTCGTAGGTTCCGCAGAACCTGGAAAAGTAAATGATATGACTGATGTTTTAGGAATTTAA